From Streptomyces yatensis, one genomic window encodes:
- a CDS encoding AfsR/SARP family transcriptional regulator, producing MTLRLLKSFALSVDHKRVPISSSAQRLVAFLALQNMPRSRTYVAGTLWPDVTASRANANLRSSLWRATRTGHQVIDASAQELAICKHITVDIHAAATRAHRLLDMSRPCDDILTTQMREDLSADLLPEWSENEWVLVEQEQYHELRLYALEAMTERLTAAGRHGEAVAAGLAAVRAEPLRESAHRVLMNAHLAAGNRGAALRQYEQCRRVLLDELGLEPSPTLRNLVPPGGGTPEPPARRIVSRPAGDAPAQDTGTSAPAGTVPA from the coding sequence ATGACGTTGAGACTGCTCAAGAGTTTCGCGTTGTCGGTCGATCACAAACGCGTTCCGATATCCTCCAGCGCCCAGCGCCTCGTCGCGTTCCTCGCCCTGCAGAACATGCCACGGAGCCGCACCTATGTGGCCGGAACGCTGTGGCCGGACGTCACCGCGTCCCGTGCCAACGCCAATCTCCGATCGTCGCTATGGCGCGCCACGCGAACGGGGCATCAGGTCATCGACGCGTCCGCACAGGAACTGGCGATCTGCAAGCACATCACCGTGGACATCCACGCGGCGGCGACGCGCGCACACCGGCTGCTCGACATGTCACGCCCGTGCGACGACATCCTCACCACCCAGATGCGGGAGGACCTGTCGGCCGACCTCTTACCCGAGTGGTCGGAGAACGAGTGGGTGCTGGTCGAGCAGGAGCAGTACCACGAGCTCCGGCTGTATGCCCTGGAGGCGATGACCGAGCGGCTGACGGCGGCGGGCCGCCATGGCGAGGCCGTGGCCGCGGGGCTGGCCGCCGTACGCGCGGAGCCGCTGCGGGAAAGCGCTCATCGCGTGCTCATGAACGCGCATCTCGCCGCCGGCAACAGGGGCGCGGCACTGCGCCAGTACGAGCAATGCCGCCGCGTCCTGCTCGACGAGCTGGGTCTGGAGCCCTCCCCGACGCTGAGAAACCTGGTGCCACCCGGGGGTGGCACCCCGGAGCCCCCGGCGCGCCGGATCGTCTCCCGCCCGGCGGGCGATGCCCCGGCGCAGGACACGGGCACCTCGGCCCCGGCGGGCACCGTGCCCGCGTAA